A stretch of Macadamia integrifolia cultivar HAES 741 chromosome 7, SCU_Mint_v3, whole genome shotgun sequence DNA encodes these proteins:
- the LOC122083943 gene encoding protein NONRESPONDING TO OXYLIPINS 2, mitochondrial-like isoform X2, producing MAWRSGSIARSLISTARTSSLRSPPPLPRIRPPPLASSRLQTRRISFPTTRNMGEIGCMESLMPLHSVVAAARLTSHLAVNARACCELSQAYTRASG from the exons ATGGCTTGGCGCAGTGGATCGATTGCGAGGTCGTTGATCTCTACGGCAAGAACTTCCTCACTTCGGTCACCACCGCCGCTACCACGCATCCGTCCTCCACCACTCGCTTCTTCTCGCCTCCAAACTCGGCGAATCTCCTTCCCCACCACCAG GAATATGGGAGAGATAGGATGCATGGAATCCCTTATGCCGCTGCACAGCGTCGTCGCTGCCGCCCGCCTCACCTCGCATCTTGCTGTCAACGCGCGTGCGTGCTGTGAGCTGTCTCAGG CATATACAAGAGCAAGTGGTTAG
- the LOC122083943 gene encoding protein NONRESPONDING TO OXYLIPINS 2, mitochondrial-like isoform X1 codes for MAWRSGSIARSLISTARTSSLRSPPPLPRIRPPPLASSRLQTRRISFPTTRNMGEIGCMESLMPLHSVVAAARLTSHLAVNARACCELSQGWSGEDV; via the exons ATGGCTTGGCGCAGTGGATCGATTGCGAGGTCGTTGATCTCTACGGCAAGAACTTCCTCACTTCGGTCACCACCGCCGCTACCACGCATCCGTCCTCCACCACTCGCTTCTTCTCGCCTCCAAACTCGGCGAATCTCCTTCCCCACCACCAG GAATATGGGAGAGATAGGATGCATGGAATCCCTTATGCCGCTGCACAGCGTCGTCGCTGCCGCCCGCCTCACCTCGCATCTTGCTGTCAACGCGCGTGCGTGCTGTGAGCTGTCTCAGG GGTGGAGTGGAGAAGATGTGTAA
- the LOC122084935 gene encoding uncharacterized protein LOC122084935, translated as MRNQKRKPDVFDEDYSVGHQEGDDLPEEIESGGQLQSGVPRPPTIDSSIRNLVPSSGTSSKRNKVNVNTQMAVKGPIDSYLRRTPEEIVGERRSKGSTQTTIQSSLRSNADRKKTNAYVAKWFYEACIPFNTVKLRSFEEMVEAIAQFGSGYKPPSYHELRVPLLQDEKAQIDCIKQKYEDYWKRHGCTLISDGWTDKRGRHLINFLVNCPLGTYFMGSVDVSSESQYAAMLFQLLDSKIEEIGEDNVVQVVTDNAANYVAAGRMKKTNGIDLVRSGVTRFATSFLTLQSLYKNKDALKQLFVSDDWNSSKLSKTEAGKKVLETILAQTFWNSVLDCLRASQPILVVLRIKVNFTNKERSWKKVLAIIDDRWEVQMDRPLYAAAFYLNASKYFDYINDAPFEESCKIQDAFMSVIERMVPDLTVQDKIIRESQLYRKCEGSFSRSLAFKQRIVGEGALDPISWWQTHGSSAPTLQQYAIRILGLCCSASGCERNWSTFDFIHTKKRNRLEHQRLNDLVYIQYNRRLHSRFQERREKCSNWG; from the exons ATGCgaaatcagaagaggaagcCTGATGTATTTGATGAGGATTATTCTGTTGGTCATCAGGAGGGAGATGATTTGCCTGAAGAGATAGAAAGTGGAGGGCAACTCCAGTCTGGTGTACCAAGGCCCCCAACTATAGACTCCTCAATAAGGAACCTTGTACCAAGTTCTGGGACATCTTCCAAAAGGAATAAAGTTAATGTTAATACACAAATGGCAGTAAAGGGTCCGATAGATTCTTATCTTAGACGGACTCCTGAAGAaatagttggtgagaggagGTCTAAAGGTTCTACCCAGACAACAATACAAAGCAGCTTAAGATCAAATGCAGacagaaagaaaactaatgcatatgttgcaaaatggttttatgaAGCTTGCATCCCATTCAATACTGTCAAGTTAAGGAGCTTTGAGGAGATGGTTGAAGCCATTGCACAGTttgggtcaggatataagcccccttCTTACCATGAGTTGAGAGTGCCCTTGCTACAGGATGAAAAAGCTCAGATTGACTGTATCAAGCAGAAATATGAAGATTATTGGAAAAGGCACGGGTGCACTCTTATATCTGATGGGTGGACTGACAAGAGAGGTAGACACTTGATTAATTTCCTTGTCAATTGTCCAttggggacttattttatgggctCTGTAGATGTATCTAGTGAGTCTCAATATGCAGCCATGTTATTTCAGCTGCTTGatagtaaaattgaagaaattggggaGGATAATGTGGTACAAGTAGTTACAGACAATGCAGCTaattatgttgcagctggtagaat gaaaaagacaaatgGAATAGATCTGGTGAGGTCTGGAGTTACAAGATTTGCTACCTCATTCTTGACACTACAAAGTTTGTACAAGAACAAGGATGCCTTGAAGCAATTATTTGTATCTGATGATTGGAATAGTTCTAAGTTGTCCAAGACAGAGGCAGGTAAGAAAGTACTTGAGACAATACTTGCACAAACATTCTGGAACAGTGTACTAGATTGCTTAAGAGCATCCCAACCAATTTTAGTTGTCTTGAG gataaaagtaaattttaCCAACAAAGAACGGTCATGGAAGAAGGTGTTAGCAATTATTGATGATCGTTGGGAGGTCCAAATGGATCGACCTTTATATGCTGCTGCCTTTTACCTAAAtgctagcaaatattttgactacatCAATGATGCCCCTTTTGAAGAATCATGTAAAATACAAGATGCATTCATGTCAGTTATTGAAAGAATGGTGCCCGACTTAACTGTGCAAGACAAGATCATACGTGAGTCTCAATTGTACAGAAAATGTGAAGGTAGCTTTTCAAGGAGTTTGGCTTTTAAACAACGGATAGTCggtgaaggagcattggatccta tctcttggtggcaAACACATGGATCTTCGGCCCCTACGCTTCAACAATATGCAATACGCATATTAGGCCTTTGTTGCTCCGCTTccggttgtgagcgcaattggagcacatttgatttt attcacaccaagaagaggaatagactagaacatcagcgcttgaatgatctagtctatatcCAATACAATCGTCGGCTTcattcaaggttccaagaaagaagggaaaaatgcAGCAATT Ggggttaa